In one window of Cydia fagiglandana chromosome 1, ilCydFagi1.1, whole genome shotgun sequence DNA:
- the LOC134670650 gene encoding uncharacterized protein LOC134670650, with translation MVGCSINGTFVNNISYADDMVLLSPSIDALRTLVGVCERYAEAQGLKYNVSKSELLVFRGRTVQLDDQMLPPVRLNGTPLKVVREFKYLGHWVTASLKDDVDVERERRALAVRSNMLIRRFARCTSNVKITLFKAYCQSFYTCSLWINFTQKTYSALRVQYNNAFRMLLGLPRYCSASGMFAEARSAPTASTPSCASGWRRWCGAYAAAPTVS, from the coding sequence ATGGTCGGATGTTCAATAAATGGAACGTTCGTAAATAACATCAGTTACGCGGACGACATGGTGTTGCTGAGCCCATCGATCGACGCCCTTAGGACACTAGTAGGTGTTTGTGAGCGGTATGCGGAGGCCCAGGGTCTCAAGTACAATGTCTCTAAAAGCGAGCTGCTGGTTTTCAGGGGAAGAACAGTCCAATTAGACGACCAAATGTTACCTCCAGTGAGACTGAATGGCACTCCTCTTAAAGTAGTAAGAGAATTTAAGTACTTGGGACACTGGGTAACCGCATCGCTAAAAGATGACGTAGACGTGGAAAGGGAGCGTAGGGCGCTGGCAGTAAGAAGTAATATGTTGATTCGTAGGTTCGCAAGGTGTACTAGCAACGTTAAAATCACCCTTTTTAAGGCGTACTGCCAGTCATTTTACACCTGCAGCCTATGGATCAACTTTACTCAAAAAACTTACAGCGCCCTACGCGTCCAATATAATAACGCTTTTAGGATGCTGTTGGGGCTGCCGCGCTATTGCAGCGCTAGCGGTATGTTCGCGGAGGCGCGCAGCGCACCGACGGCTTCCACGCCATCATGCGCAAGCGGGTGGCGTCGCTGGTGCGGCGCGTACGCGGCAGCGCCAACAGTCTCCTAG